TAATCTGTTTCTAATAAAATTATTGCTTGTGCATTTAATAATTTATTCTCAATAAAAGTTGCAACAATGTCTGGATTAACATGTTGAACATAAGGTGGATCTAAGATTAAAAGGTCAAATTTCAATTGCTTTTGAATAAACTGTTGCGTGGCTTGCTGAGCTGATATTGGTAAAATTTTAAACCTGTCATCTAAATGTGTTTTAGATACATTGGCTTTAATTGCTTTAATTGCAGCATGACTCTTATCAACTAAATACATCTGGGCGATACCATGGGAAATTGCTTCAATTCCTAATGCTCCACTTCCAGCAAATAAGTCTACTCCGATAGTTTTCGAAGTTAAATAAGGATTTAAAATATTAAACATTGCTTCTTTAACTTTAGCCCCCGTAGGACGTGTACTACGGCCGCTAACTGTTGTTAAGGATAATCCTCCTAGTTCTCCAGCAATTACCCGCATTAATTTTCCTCCATTTGCTTAATATCAGTTGGTTCATAAGCATTATCTTCATGATAATCAGTTTTTAAATCCTGACGTGGTGAAATCTCTACTTTTTTCACAAAAGAAAGTTTGGAAATCTGGGTAATTTTTTCTGTCAACTGATCACTATTTACATACATAATCAGATACTTCATCTTAAAGGAAACATAAATTACTGTACCAAAGCGCCGTAGTTTTTTACTTAAATGACCATTCGATAACCAAACTATAATTTCTTGGCGTGATGTGATGTCCATATAAATCGCTCTTTCATAGTTAATTTAAATTTTTTTGCTGACGCAAATTAATAGAAACATTTAACATAATCCCCATACAACATGATAAAACTAACATACTGGATCCACCATAACTAATAAATGGCAAGGTTACACCAGTAATCGGCAAAACACCCAGCAAACCACCAACATTAAATACCGTTTGAACAAAGAGAATTGTTGCAATTCCATAACTCAATAATGACAAATAAACCTCATCAGCACGCAAGCCTAAATAAACAATGCGCGCAATTAAAATAAATAATAGGCCTAAAATTATAATTACACCTACAACACCTAATTCTTCGCTGGTAATAGATAAAATAAAATCCGTATAAGGCTCTGGCAAATATCCTAATTTTTGTATACTATTACCCAATCCACGTCCCCATAGACCGCCGTTATTAATTGCATAATAAGAATTTACTAATTGCGAGCCACCAGCTTTTTCTAACTGAAAAGGATGATAAAAAGACAATAAACGCTGTATTTGATATGAAGAAGCGGAACTGCCATTTAAAACTTGTTGTTTTAGCCAAAAATAACCAAACCCAAACGCAGTAGTCAAAACTACAACAATTCCCAGTACATATTTTAAATCCATTCCAGAGGCAAATGACATCAACAACATAATGGCTGCTAATGCAGCGGCACCACCTAAATCTGGTTGTTTCAGAGTTAAATAAATAATAATACTTGTTAAGAATAACGGCGGTAAAATTTCTTTCATCATTTTTTGAAATGGTAGTTGTCTGATACGCAACATGCGCGAACTATAAATTTTTGCTAAATAAAGCACTAGAGACAACTTTGCTAATTCCAAAGGTTGAACATTAATAGGACCCAAATGGATCCAAGCGGCAGCACCATTGACTGCAACTGATGGTTTAAAATGCTTCAAGATTAGTAAAAATATTAATAAACCCACAACAAATAGAAAAAAATCTGGAACGAAGAATTTAGAACGCAACATATTAATTTTTAATAAATAAAAAAAAGCACATAAAAATAAACCAATTATGACAAATATAATTTGTCGTTTAAGATAAGTAGTGCTTTGTAACCCTTGCAAAGTGGCTGCACTAGAACTAGCAGAATAGACCATAACAATCCCAATTGCAGCTAACAATAAAAATGGAATTAAAATCCAATAATCAATATTTTTAAATTTGATTTTCAATACTAATTCCCCAATCGTTCTAATGAAGTTTATTATAACATTGAATTATTGAGTTAACTTAAAAACAGATATAATACTATTAAAAAAACTTGAACAGACTGTAATGTCCGCTCAAGTTTTCTATTCTTGCTTACCCATTTTACGTTTTTTATCAGCTTTTCGCCGTTCATTTGTATTTAAAATCTTTTTACGCAAACGGACACTTTTTGGTGTAACTTCACAATATTCAGTTTCATTCAAAAACTCAATTGATTGTTCTAGTGACATAGTCTTTGGAGTTCTAATTGCTGCCGCATGATCTTTACCAGAAGCACGTGTGTTAGTTAAATTCTTACCTTTGGTAACATTTACAGCAATATCTTGGTCACGGCTGCTTTCGCCAACAATCATTCCTTCGTAAACATCAACACCAGCACCAATAAATAGCTGTCCACGGTCTTCTACTGATTGCAGACTATAAGTAGTCGAAGCTCCTTGATTAATTGATACAAGCGCTCCAGAACGTCTTCCTGGTTCCCAATTCTTAATTACAGGTAAATATTGCTCAAAAGTATGGTTCATAATGCCATAACCACCAGTTTGGGACATAAATTCAGATGAATAACCAATTAAACCACGTGAAGGTGTTAAAAATACCAAACGAGTTTGTCCGTTACCGGTACTTTCCATGTTTTTCATTTCACCCTTACGTTGTGCCATAGAGTCAATAATTGATCCAACGTATTCATCAGGAGTATCAATTTGAACTGATTCAAAAGGTTCGCAAACCTTACCATCAATTTCTTGATAGATAACCTCTGGGCGTGATAATTGGAGTTCAAATCCTTCACGGCGCATTTCTTCAACTAAAATTGATAAATGCAACTCGCCACGGCCAGAAACGATCCACGCACCAGCCATCCCGGCATCTTCAACTCGTAAAGAAACATCAGTTTGTAATTGTTGCTCTAGCCGATCTTGAATTTTGCGAGCTGTAACTTTATCGCCTTCTCTACCAGCAAAAGGAGAATCATTTTGTAAGAAAGTCATTCTTAAGGTTGGTGGATCAATACGCAAGATTGGTAATGCTTCTGGATGATCTACAGGTGCTACAGTTTCTCCGACAAATATATCTTCCATGCCAGAAAGCCCAATTAGGTCCCCAGCTTTAGCTTCTTGAATTTCTACTCGCTTCAAACCGAAGAAACCAAACATTTTAGTAACCCGAAAGTTTTGCTTAGAACCATCCAATTTTAAAACGGAAACTTGATCGCCAATTTTAATTTTGCCACGAAAAATACGGCCAATTCCAACACGACCAACATAATCATTGTAATCTAGCATCGCTACTTGAAATTGTAAAGGTTCATCACTATTATCAATTGGTGCAGGAATAGTTTTTACAATTGTATCAAAAATGGGATCCATTGTATGCTCTTGAGTAGCAGGATCTGCATCATAGCTGGAAGTTCCATTCACAGCAGAAGCAAAAACAACTGGAAAATCTAGTTGATCTTCATCTGCACCTAAATCAATAAATAGATTTAAGACTTCATCTACTACTTCTGCAGGACGTGCCCCATCTCGGTCAATTTTATTAATTACGACAATTGGTGTTAAATGTTGATCTAAAGCCTTCTTTAATACAAAACGAGTCTGTGGCATAGTACCTTCATAGGCGTCAACAACTAACAAAACGCCATCAACCATCTTCATGATTCTTTCTACTTCGCCACCAAAATCGGCATGTCCTGGTGTGTCTAAAATATTAATTTTAGTTCCTTTATAATCCACAGCAGTATTCTTAGATAAAATAGTAATACCACGTTCTTTTTCAATCGCATTTGAATCAAGCGCACGATCACCAATTTCCATATGTTCAGGAAGAGTATCAGACTGTTTTAAAAGTTCATTGACTAAGGTTGTTTTACCATGGTCAACGTGGGCTATGATAGCGATGTTACGAATATCTTCTCTTATTTTCAATATTTTGCTTCCTTCCGTGCAATCTTTCTCGGATTTGTGTATAAAAAAGCTGTGATTGGTTGCAATCACAGCCTATTAAACTCTGGAAATCACATCCAGTGCTTGTTGTGTAGCGCACCTAGTTCCGACAATTACAAGTTGTGATTTTATCATATTTATAGGCTTTTCGTCAATAGTAGTTGCATTAATTCCTATGGCTTGACCAATTGCTAAACCAGCCGCCAAATCCCATGGCTTAAATTTCCCTATATAAAGGTATTCTTTGCCCAATAATAAACGTGTAAAAACTATTCCTGCACTGCCAAAAATTCTTAATCCACTACTCTTGGCTACTAACTTTTGATATTTGGGCATTTCACTTTGTAATAAATGGTTACTAACCGTAATCAAAACCTCGTTTAGTGGCGGATCTGCTAAAATAGGAATTTTTTGATTATTAACGAATGCACCAATGCTAGGGCCACCATAATAAATTTGATCTTGTATTACGTCAAGAATGGCTCCAAACAATGGTTGCCCATTATTATAAACTCCAATCATTGAAGCAAATTGATCATGTGATTTCACAAAATTCATAGTTCCATCAATAGGGTCAACAAAAAAGACTAATCCAGATAAATCTAATGGATGGTTACCAAATCCTTCTTCACTAATTATTTTAGCATTTGGAAATTTTTCATTTAAATATGCCACAATTTCTTTTTCAATTTGAATATCTCGATTAGTGACAAGATCATTTTGATTAGATTTAGTTTTAACACTATCAAAATGTGGATTAGTCCTTAATTGCATCTTCACTTTTTCTAGTATGGTAAGCACGTTATTTTGAATTGTTATAATATCTGTCATTGTTAAACCTTCACTCTTTAATAATTCTCATTATAACGTGTCCACTTCTGATAATACAAAAAAATCGGCGGTTTTCCGCCGATTTTTCAAGATGTTTCTTTAAATATTCGTTGGATAACCAATCAAAATGTCTGCTGCTTCTTGAATTGGTTCACCTAAAGTTGGATGTGGATGAATTGTCAATGCAAGATCTTCTTCATTAAGTTGGCAATTTACAGCCACACTCAATTCAGAAATTAAATCGCTGGCATTAGGACCAACCACTTGTCCTCCTAAAATAGTACCTGTCTTCTTATCAGAAATTAATTTCACAAAACCATCTGTACTATCAACAGAAACTGCCCGCGCATTACCAGCAAATGGGAACTTGCCAACCTTAATATCCAATTTTTTCTCTTTAGCTTCGGCTTCGGTCAAGCCAACACTAGCCATTTCAGGATCGTTAAAACATACTGATGGTACACCAATATAATCATTAGCAGTTTTTTTACCAGAAATTGCACCAGCTGCAGTTTTTGCTTGGAAGAAAGCTTTATGAGCTAAAGCTGGACCAGAGGTAATATCACCAACAGCAAAGATATTATCAACTGAAGTACGTCCTTGTTCATCTGTTTCAACTAATCCACGATCAGTTAACTTAACATCTGTCATTTCTAGACCAAAATTATCTGTATTAGGTTTACGACCAACAGACACCATTACATAATCAGTCTTAATAACTTCAGCCTTACCATCTACCTCATAAGTTACTTCAACATTATCGCCATTGTCTTTGGCATTTTTGGCCATTGCATTTGTAACAATCTTGATGCCCTTTTCTTTTAAATGCTTTTCAACTATAGAAACCATACTGCGTTCAAAATTAGGGATGATTTGAGATGTTCCTTCTAAGATAGTGACATTAGAACCCAAATCAGCAAAAGCACCAGCCAACTCAGTTCCAATATAGCCGCCACCAACAATAACTAAGTCTTTTGGTAATTCTTTAATATTTAAAAGACCTGTAGAATCAATAATTCGACCACCAAATTTAAAGCCCTTGATTTCGATTGGACGACTTCCAGTAGCTAAGATTAAATTATTAAAT
The nucleotide sequence above comes from Bombilactobacillus bombi. Encoded proteins:
- the rsmD gene encoding 16S rRNA (guanine(966)-N(2))-methyltransferase RsmD; the protein is MRVIAGELGGLSLTTVSGRSTRPTGAKVKEAMFNILNPYLTSKTIGVDLFAGSGALGIEAISHGIAQMYLVDKSHAAIKAIKANVSKTHLDDRFKILPISAQQATQQFIQKQLKFDLLILDPPYVQHVNPDIVATFIENKLLNAQAIILLETDYDLQDRHRSDCSVIAAKQYGQTFVEIWQYKGK
- a CDS encoding YlbG family protein translates to MDITSRQEIIVWLSNGHLSKKLRRFGTVIYVSFKMKYLIMYVNSDQLTEKITQISKLSFVKKVEISPRQDLKTDYHEDNAYEPTDIKQMEEN
- a CDS encoding FtsW/RodA/SpoVE family cell cycle protein, giving the protein MKIKFKNIDYWILIPFLLLAAIGIVMVYSASSSAATLQGLQSTTYLKRQIIFVIIGLFLCAFFYLLKINMLRSKFFVPDFFLFVVGLLIFLLILKHFKPSVAVNGAAAWIHLGPINVQPLELAKLSLVLYLAKIYSSRMLRIRQLPFQKMMKEILPPLFLTSIIIYLTLKQPDLGGAAALAAIMLLMSFASGMDLKYVLGIVVVLTTAFGFGYFWLKQQVLNGSSASSYQIQRLLSFYHPFQLEKAGGSQLVNSYYAINNGGLWGRGLGNSIQKLGYLPEPYTDFILSITSEELGVVGVIIILGLLFILIARIVYLGLRADEVYLSLLSYGIATILFVQTVFNVGGLLGVLPITGVTLPFISYGGSSMLVLSCCMGIMLNVSINLRQQKNLN
- the typA gene encoding translational GTPase TypA codes for the protein MKIREDIRNIAIIAHVDHGKTTLVNELLKQSDTLPEHMEIGDRALDSNAIEKERGITILSKNTAVDYKGTKINILDTPGHADFGGEVERIMKMVDGVLLVVDAYEGTMPQTRFVLKKALDQHLTPIVVINKIDRDGARPAEVVDEVLNLFIDLGADEDQLDFPVVFASAVNGTSSYDADPATQEHTMDPIFDTIVKTIPAPIDNSDEPLQFQVAMLDYNDYVGRVGIGRIFRGKIKIGDQVSVLKLDGSKQNFRVTKMFGFFGLKRVEIQEAKAGDLIGLSGMEDIFVGETVAPVDHPEALPILRIDPPTLRMTFLQNDSPFAGREGDKVTARKIQDRLEQQLQTDVSLRVEDAGMAGAWIVSGRGELHLSILVEEMRREGFELQLSRPEVIYQEIDGKVCEPFESVQIDTPDEYVGSIIDSMAQRKGEMKNMESTGNGQTRLVFLTPSRGLIGYSSEFMSQTGGYGIMNHTFEQYLPVIKNWEPGRRSGALVSINQGASTTYSLQSVEDRGQLFIGAGVDVYEGMIVGESSRDQDIAVNVTKGKNLTNTRASGKDHAAAIRTPKTMSLEQSIEFLNETEYCEVTPKSVRLRKKILNTNERRKADKKRKMGKQE
- a CDS encoding inositol monophosphatase family protein, which encodes MTDIITIQNNVLTILEKVKMQLRTNPHFDSVKTKSNQNDLVTNRDIQIEKEIVAYLNEKFPNAKIISEEGFGNHPLDLSGLVFFVDPIDGTMNFVKSHDQFASMIGVYNNGQPLFGAILDVIQDQIYYGGPSIGAFVNNQKIPILADPPLNEVLITVSNHLLQSEMPKYQKLVAKSSGLRIFGSAGIVFTRLLLGKEYLYIGKFKPWDLAAGLAIGQAIGINATTIDEKPINMIKSQLVIVGTRCATQQALDVISRV
- the lpdA gene encoding dihydrolipoyl dehydrogenase; its protein translation is MVDVEEKDTVVIGAGPGGYVAAIRAAELGQKVTVIEKSDSLGGVCLNVGCVPSKALIQAGHRLRHAEHSELYGITTGNISLDFTKLQAWKDSSVIQRMTSGVKMLLKKHKVEVIYGEAFLDNNNQLRVMDPGPRQFMDNGGGHTIKFNNLILATGSRPIEIKGFKFGGRIIDSTGLLNIKELPKDLVIVGGGYIGTELAGAFADLGSNVTILEGTSQIIPNFERSMVSIVEKHLKEKGIKIVTNAMAKNAKDNGDNVEVTYEVDGKAEVIKTDYVMVSVGRKPNTDNFGLEMTDVKLTDRGLVETDEQGRTSVDNIFAVGDITSGPALAHKAFFQAKTAAGAISGKKTANDYIGVPSVCFNDPEMASVGLTEAEAKEKKLDIKVGKFPFAGNARAVSVDSTDGFVKLISDKKTGTILGGQVVGPNASDLISELSVAVNCQLNEEDLALTIHPHPTLGEPIQEAADILIGYPTNI